Proteins from a genomic interval of Paenibacillus sp. FSL R5-0623:
- the prmC gene encoding peptide chain release factor N(5)-glutamine methyltransferase, translating into MTPEQSCREAFVEASSFLEKCGVYEPQNNARLLLEHILGVYGAAYYMMQPEPFPSEHRSRWEDAVTRKAAGEPAQYIIGSQEFYGLLFEVTPAVLIPRPETELLVEAVLREADRVFPDGAPLAVDIGTGSGAIAVTMASLRPRWQVGAGDLSAAALQVAARNAAANGVQIDFREGDLLAPFAGARVDILVSNPPYIPAADIAGLQQEVRDHEPRMALDGGPDGLAPYRIMLEQLALLPAPPQIIGFELGQGQARDIAALLESAGHWPEIIIVPDLAGIERHVLGVRTSEQVTKM; encoded by the coding sequence ATGACGCCGGAACAGAGCTGTCGGGAAGCCTTCGTGGAGGCTTCCTCTTTTTTGGAGAAGTGCGGCGTGTACGAGCCGCAAAACAATGCTCGGCTGCTGCTGGAACATATACTCGGCGTTTATGGCGCCGCGTATTACATGATGCAGCCGGAGCCTTTTCCCAGCGAGCATCGCAGCCGCTGGGAGGACGCCGTCACGCGCAAGGCTGCGGGTGAGCCGGCGCAATACATTATCGGCAGCCAGGAATTCTATGGGCTGCTGTTCGAGGTCACGCCGGCCGTGCTGATTCCGCGGCCGGAGACCGAGCTGTTGGTCGAGGCTGTGCTGCGCGAAGCCGACCGCGTGTTTCCTGACGGCGCTCCGCTCGCCGTCGATATCGGCACGGGCAGTGGCGCCATCGCGGTGACGATGGCTTCACTGCGCCCGCGCTGGCAGGTCGGCGCCGGGGATCTCTCGGCGGCTGCCCTGCAAGTGGCCGCGCGGAACGCGGCCGCGAACGGGGTACAGATCGACTTCCGTGAAGGCGATCTGCTGGCCCCGTTCGCCGGGGCACGGGTGGATATCCTGGTGTCCAACCCGCCATACATCCCGGCGGCAGATATCGCCGGGTTACAGCAAGAGGTGCGCGATCATGAGCCGCGCATGGCATTGGACGGCGGTCCGGACGGGCTTGCACCGTACCGTATCATGCTGGAGCAGTTGGCGCTGTTGCCTGCGCCGCCGCAGATCATTGGTTTTGAGCTGGGCCAAGGGCAGGCTCGCGACATCGCAGCTCTGCTTGAATCGGCGGGACATTGGCCGGAAATTATCATTGTACCGGACCTTGCCGGAATCGAGCGGCATGTCCTGGGTGTTCGTACTTCGGAACAGGTGACGAAAATGTAA
- the prfA gene encoding peptide chain release factor 1, whose protein sequence is MLDKLQALADRYDKLSELLCDPDVASDNKKLREYSKEQSDLQPTYEAYNEYKQVSQDLEAAKEMQGEKLDDEMREMVKMEIDELSTRQKELDELIRVLMLPKDPNDDKNVIVEIRGAAGGDEAALFAADLYRMYTRYADAQGWRVELMDVNTNDLGGFKEVVFLINGRGAYSKMKYESGAHRVQRIPTTESGGRIHTSTSTVAVMPEAEDFDIEIHDKDIRVDTFCSSGAGGQSVNTTKSAVRVTHVPTGIVATCQDGKSQNSNKEKALQVLRTRIFDMKRMEEEAKISVERKSKVGTGDRSERIRTYNFPQSRVTDHRIGLTMHKLDQIMNGEIEDILSALTIAQQTELMDRGE, encoded by the coding sequence ATGTTGGATAAATTACAGGCGTTAGCCGACCGTTATGACAAGTTGAGCGAGCTTTTGTGTGACCCGGATGTGGCAAGTGACAACAAAAAGCTGCGGGAATACTCCAAAGAACAATCCGATCTGCAACCAACTTATGAAGCGTACAATGAATACAAACAGGTAAGTCAGGATCTCGAAGCTGCAAAGGAAATGCAGGGTGAGAAACTGGATGATGAGATGCGTGAAATGGTCAAAATGGAAATTGACGAACTGAGCACTCGCCAGAAGGAACTGGACGAATTGATTCGTGTACTCATGTTGCCAAAAGATCCGAATGACGACAAAAACGTTATTGTTGAGATTCGCGGAGCAGCTGGTGGAGATGAAGCAGCGTTGTTTGCAGCAGATCTGTATCGGATGTACACACGTTATGCAGATGCACAAGGCTGGCGTGTAGAGCTGATGGACGTTAACACAAATGATCTCGGTGGATTCAAAGAGGTTGTTTTCCTGATCAACGGACGCGGCGCATACAGCAAAATGAAATATGAAAGTGGCGCACACCGTGTGCAGCGTATTCCAACAACCGAATCCGGCGGACGTATTCATACGTCAACTTCAACGGTTGCGGTTATGCCTGAAGCCGAAGATTTTGATATTGAAATTCATGACAAAGACATCCGTGTTGATACCTTCTGTTCCAGTGGTGCTGGTGGACAATCGGTTAATACCACAAAATCCGCAGTACGGGTAACGCACGTTCCAACGGGAATCGTGGCGACATGTCAGGATGGAAAATCACAGAACTCCAACAAGGAAAAAGCGTTGCAGGTTCTGCGTACACGTATCTTCGATATGAAACGTATGGAAGAGGAAGCAAAGATCTCTGTTGAGCGGAAGAGCAAAGTGGGAACAGGCGACCGCAGTGAGCGTATTCGTACGTACAATTTCCCGCAAAGCCGTGTGACGGATCACCGTATCGGTCTGACGATGCACAAGCTGGATCAGATCATGAACGGGGAGATTGAAGATATCTTGTCTGCACTGACGATTGCTCAGCAGACCGAGTTGATGGATAGAGGAGAATAA